DNA sequence from the Juglans microcarpa x Juglans regia isolate MS1-56 chromosome 5S, Jm3101_v1.0, whole genome shotgun sequence genome:
ttccaaagaactattgtgatttaaatatatttttgcactaactcatattattgtgatctggttggacatgccgaactgagtccgaggagttcggaggtcggatggattgtggacagagttgtgtttggttggtattgtgaaatgttggttgttggtatggtgttgttcatgtacatggcatattgctcgcatgatcatgtttgtaaaggaaactgggttttcgtgtacatgcatttatgttcatgtgttttatgaaaactgagttttcatgtgttaaaggattttgggtgcgtgtgtatcacgaccccaagccgagatggggcattatctcggtggagctcctctggtcactcgggagcggaatatactgagtgacgtctcctgggttgtcactgggcgacaacgggattggacgagatggtctgggctagaggatgcttggccacgaacgcgctgggcgcagaactgggcatcgctcgttaagtagtgggtgcttggccacgaacgcgctgggcatGGAACTGAGCATCACTACGAAGCcaagacgtgcggatgatccctaggggagatcatggtgcattagttaatggattaatgggctgttttctggaaaaatagcgtgtgttgaataaaaagattttatgtgattcattttctgggaaaatgatgttttattgacttgggtcattttctggaaaaaatgacggattattgtttttgggccaaaatgagattttggcgtgtgttggaaaatattcattttcgagaaaaatgatattttggatttgatgcatatttcatcatatgcatgcatgttggttgcatcaatatatttttatctcgtggttgtttggtttttaCTTacatgtggtaccattttatggtatcgcaaattttgatgtagatgaggatgacgagccttagtttggcttcgttggtggagtgatctgggattgctcctgtttatcgagtttcgtttttatcaatttatgtattgcctttgtaatatatttgggatgactgtataactctttaaaggtagtttgttttgaatatttgtatttaaacttctggtacttagatgacttatttatattatccgctgcgatttttattgtgcacttttgcatgttgcacacacttggcactatcgttgggatgcatgacccgtgttgtcatcatcccgacgtcacgattctcttatttttttgtacgtgggagtcggagCGTCATAGTGGCAGCAGATGATGAAGGTTGATGTTCTTTGCGTTGGGAATTCATGTACTCCAAACTCGTGCGATCACGACTAGATTTTTGAAAACTCAACATCTCTCTAAGTTTCtgagttgcattttttttctttgcattctTCAATccttttcaactcattctcaaGTACTCCTCGTTGAGCATGTAACCTTGATACTTCAATTTCAGATATCTTTAGTGCCTCAAACAAGTTActcttttcattttccacaGTTGTGAGCTTTTTATAtagcttctaatttaatttcttcaatttgACTACTTCCTCACATAGATCATTGTAGACTTCTTGTAAACTTAGCTCATGATCAATCACAACTAGAGCAACCTCTGAATcactatcatcatcatcacttttAGATTTGGTTGAATTAACATCAGAAAATTCACTAACAACAACAGAAAAGCTATAAATGAAGTTTCATACTCAGATGATGAACTAAAATTTTTAGAGTCGGAATAGTCACTAAGTGTGACATTAAGAGCTTTTCCTTTGTTTCCTTTAAAATTTGGACATTCAATTTTTATATGACCATAACCTAAGCATTCATAGCATTTTactttatcatttttctcatatttttctttattccatttttctttatcacTTTTCTTTGCAAGAAATTCCTTATCTTATTTTTGCTTTCTATTAGCTTTCTtgttaaataagaatttttagaATTTCCTTGCAACAAGATCTATATCCTCATCGTTCAGATTTTCttcattagaaaaatcatcTCGATCTTCTTTCACAGTTTTTAAAGCAATGGATTTACATTTTCTCGTCTGAGGAAGCGATGACTCGTATGTTTGCAAAGAGCCGACCAATTCTTCGACCTTAATAGCATTCAAATCCTTGCTTTCCTCAATGACTGTAACTTTTGGGCAAAATCTTTCAGGCAAGGATCTTCAGATCTTTCTCATAGCTCTTGAGTCCTCCACCTTCTCGCCGAGATTAAATCTGAAATTTACAATATCGTTAAATTTAGcatataaatcaataaaatcttcatCTTTCAGCATCTTAATCTCTCCAAATTTTGAGGTTAGCaactataattttaaattttttacaatccTTGTTTCCTCATGTGTAACCTCTAAGATATCCCACGTTTCTTTAGCAATCTCACACATtgagattcttttaaatttatcgggAGATACAACCATGAAAATAGCGTTAAGTCCTTTGCTATTCCAATTGCGGTTAGTGATCTCATCTCTTGTCCAAGTATCAATAGTTGTCTCGGGTTTAGTCCATCAATGTTCAACTGCATACGACACACGTTCATCTAAAGACTTGAGGAAAAATCTCatacgaactttccaataagcaaAGTTTTTCCCGTTAAAGTGTGGTGGgacatataatgacaacatgATTTACAGGGAGACACAGATCACACTCGAATGAGTGAACcatgctctgatgccaattgaaattatccaagtaccCATGTATTGTAACGCAACGAAAATATCTAcaaattcactcaacaaattggttagtcgttaATCATGcgattatttaataattaagcaataatgtaaagtaaataaattgcataacaccaaAATTGGTATCGAAGAGAAGTCTTTTGAAGAACTCCTCAAAGGTGAAACCCTACGGGACAGCCAAAtctagaaaaatcaattttattatttgaaaatcaattacaagtttcaattacaaaacctttgttaATTGagactcttacttgaccagacaaacgaCTTGTTTGTCTTTTACCGCAGTAGAAGCAAGAACCTGTGGCGATCTTCAAACTATAGACTTCCCTCCTagaactccagtggctgaaacTCAACCAATCAATTTTTCAACATGAAGCACGATCACACTTTTTGAgggaaacaatatgaaaattctctaaggaattttctcaccaaaatatacACTTAAAAGTACTCTAAAAAATATCCAGATCTGAATCTCTACTGGTCCTAACTAATAtgatcctttaaataaacaatctaaaagaagttttagttttagtaaaactctatccaaacttatcaacttcGTCATCTAGTTCTACCCAAAGTCTTACTACATCTACAATATGCACAAGAGAAGACCCAAACTTCTTTACTCGGTAAATAATTTACACCTGGCCAAATCATATTAATTCACGTGATCGATGACTTGCTTGCCCATATCATGgtccatattaaatttaatattgagtTTGGACAGCATCTGTTTGTACCATATATCGTCACTTTGACCAAACGGCCTTTAAGTACCCTTGTCgcttttcttttcactcttaCATATATAGTTTCATTGATCTTGGAATATCTTCAAACGTTAGTTTATTCTAGTCTAGAATTCCATTGGTTGTCTTCTTAGGTATTTGAGAAACCCAATTCGGAAGTAATtccttaatttgatttttaatgtCCAGTAAAATAACAAGAGTCAAGGCTTCAAGGCCGTTTAATTCAATAACGTATTCCATGAGTGTTGACATAGACATCAATATACTGATATAACGAATTACCTTAAATCgttacaataatatttaatataggATCAGGAGAGATAAAATAATGAACAACGCAACAATACTCTGAAGAAAGCTGAGTAGTACATGTCGTTACTACAAATTAAAGGTTCAAAGACAACCTACGAAATTGCAACTTCATGATCTACAtacatttttctagaaaaactcGTATGAATATGTGAAATCAGTACcacttacttaaaaaaaaaatgaaaaaatgtaagttttattttatatcgtAACACCCCTTATGTACGTTTGTACCTCATCTTCGTACTTCAAATcgattttaattaataattatgtgtCGAGTCTCATGACTTAAAGAAAAGTGAATATTCTATTTGTTTATAAAGGGggtatgagaatatttttgaataatcaaATCCATCATTTACCATTAATTTAAACTTGtatgataattaatattaatttaaatgtgggagtttgaatttttgaagattGAGAGACCGAGTCCATGCAGAACTGAAAATAGGCCAAGTGACTCGCTGAGTTGGGAAAAtgactttttattatatataatttcttcgAATTAAATAGCTGAAGCTCATGATCCCATCACGTTTTGGTTTAAAAGGGGTATAATTTTTACCAAATACTTAAACGTACTGTTCTAAgtaaaacccatttaaatttCAAGCTTTAAGTTTCATTCCAGGAGtctttaagaaattaatttcaagtattttttttttcttctctcttgtACTTTTGGTGGGTGGTTGATTCTTTTGCTAATTGGGTGCATGgcggtatataatatatattattttaaacctTCATTAATTAGCGCCTCATGTATATACTGTTTGGATTTTGTAtctcccatatatatatatatatatatatatatatatatatatatataatatatctgtgtgtgtgtgtgtgtgtaattttAGAAgaatgcatatataatattcttcCATATGAAACAGATACTACgtgctctctttcttttcttttgaattgtGAAAATTCCCAAGTACTGGAAACTGCACTACTTCTTCTTGTGTTCACGCATGCCTGCAcgtaattgtaaaaaaataaaataaaataaggggTGCATTGAGCTGGCTCAGGCCAcagacttaaaaaataatatcacaattTGGTCCCTTTTTTAAGATTCTCCTCTAATTTGTACGTAGCATATTCCCCCGAAATGCAAAAACACAAATGGCACAGGCTTGCTAGAATATCTATTAATCCCATATTCTTCCGGATACTCACGACTACTAGATCAGCcgtatatgaagaaaaactagATATATCGATGTTGGTCACCAAGTCGAGGTAACCATTTGCCTTATCTTCCCAAGtataaatattaatgattaTCAATTTGTAATTTCATCAGCAATAGTATAATGTTGGTATAGAGGTATATACGTTAATGCTTCTCCTAATTTACATGACTGACCTAATAACTAATTAAGTATATtaaatatcattataaattaacatcacAATATATATGAGCTAATATAATTATCAATGGAAGCCGAAGGCATTTAGTTAATCAAATCAATTTCACTTGTTTTAtcagaaattaattaaagatcAGCGGGATATATATATTGTAGCGCATGATGATCAGCTTAATTGGCagcgcatgcatgcatttgcTTTGGGTACGTATAAGTACAATATATCACGGATTCAATTCATGTCATCCCTACCAATTAGATCAAAAGTGGTAAAACATGAATTTAATTAGCATTAATTCTATAGAAGCTTGGATTCTTTATAAAATTAAGGTGATCCCCAAGAATGTGCATATATGCAGTGACGTTGCTGAATCGTTTTGAATCCATTACAGCAGGTACGTGCGAGTAAATGAATTGATCACAACTTGGGAAGTAAGATTTTCATGACTTTATTAATTCTGCTTTAATAATGTTGCAGTAATATTGTACATATCAACATCATTAAtcgacaatatatatatagatatattgatATGTTACATAAGGATATATATGTTAcatgaaataaatagaaaatttacagaaaaaagaaattaatctaATGATCTATATGCGCAACAGCACAATAGCCAAAAATGTACATCGTGTAATCTACAGCTGATTTTTTACAGTTCGAAGCAATATAATTGATTGTTTAAtcccatatataatttaattgtaaCTGTAGAGCTTTTGTGGCGATATAAAAAGGGAATTGAACTGGAACTCTTGGTGTTTAAGAttcttctccatttcttccTCCTCTACCTCCTGTAAATTCTTTATGATTGCATCTGAAGCATTTCCGAGGAACTCTGACCAATCCCTGAAATCCGGAAAGAAAGAGGATCAgcatgaatgaaaataatgGCAAGCTGGGGTTAGTTGAATATGGCGAAAATGTCGAACCTCTCCTCCAAGttacaataattataataaagaaaaggaATGGAGAAATTAATATACCCTGTCATAGAATCAAAGGGAAGCCCAACGGTGTTTTTAGCTTCTTCGAGTGCCCTCTTGAATCTTTGAAGGTCCTCCTCTAGATAAGTTCCATCGTCCTTCACAAGAAGTTGGGAGGGCTTCACGTCCCAAAAAATGGGTACAACCCTTTTCTTGGATTCCATCATCAGAGCCAACTCGTGAAGACAAAATCTGGATTGACAGAATCCGGACGAGAACAATAAAACACCTATCTTAGAATTCCGGATACCGAAACTGATATGGTCGTACAGCTTGTCCCCAGGTTTCATACTTCGGCTGTCGAGAAAAGGCCTAATTCCCAACCCGAAAAGCTGGTAGTAAAGCAAACTGGCGGCCGTTTTCTTAGTATCGATCCCTCGGTGGCTTAAGAACACGTCGCATGAAGGGCTGTCTATGGTTGGGATTTGGTTACGAGAATAATGAAGCTGGATTTTACGAGCAAAGCTCTTGGCCGGAAGTGGTGAAGAACGCTGCATGGCTGCTTGAGctactggtttttttttttttttttttgtttcgaTTATAATCTTTTGGATTTATAGGTAAAAAGTTTCGATTAACTTTCAGAGTATTCTCGAGGAAAATGCTATGGTAATTTACGATTGGCCAATTCCCACACACGCATGGCATGCTAAGTAGACGGTGAGGCCAGGAAATATAGATCCTAGGGATATATATGAAATGCGAACATCCTTCATTGGAAAGTTACAAACTATTTCTAAATAGATTTAGAAGAACTTAGGAAAATGGCGTGCCCGCCCTAGCTATATGCATGTAGTTGAATTTTGAAGTGATTTTtcaactataaaatatatatatatatatatatattataatattgcTTCTTGATGGGGTTGACTTTAGGGATTCCAATTATgtccattaatatatatgatcgatTTTACTCGTAGCTAACAAGGAGTACTATGAGGGTGACTCCTCATGCCGGGCGCCGGCATCATTGTTCCAGATCATGATATATGTTGTCTTCAAGTATAGTAGTCTTGATGTATAATAATTGCTTGCTTGACATGCACATGATTCGGATGATTTTGAAGCTAATTAATTGGGACCATGATCAGCAAATTGACTTCTGTCGGCTAGCTGATTTCATGCCGCGTGACGGTTCAATTCGTTCCTCATCAGTTAAAGTACTACTCGATCGAtcggcaatatatatatatatatatatatatatatatgatcatgatgatcagttTATGACTGATCTAATgccaaaaatgaaattttgatcATGTTATGAAATACATTATATACGTGgctgcgtgtatatatatatatatatatatatatatatatatatagccttcACATAATTAGATgccacaaataaattaattacatggGCATCCAATCTATTGATATggatctataaaaatatatattttgaatcgTTTAATGTATCAACCACTTAAAAAAAGGCCTTATAGGTAGTCGTCCTTAATTAGTAGGAAATACTAACTAATAAAATATGAGTAGTGCTACTACAGTACCCATAGAGGAAGGGTCAGGCCAAATcttcttttcttgttctttttttccataaatttttataatatccttaaacatttaaaaataaattacaacatcattaaaaaacacttctttaatcactaatcACTAAGTGAAAAAAAAGTGTCGGATCCATTTTGAAACCTAACTCTCGATAGCTCTATCAGTTTCcataaaacatataaaacagatcagctaatatatataatatactcttGCGTATATATGAATCCAAAGTATATACGAATTCCAGGGACCATGCAGAGTCATCAATAGAAGCGTGGTCTGAGAACTCTAGCTAGATCGGTCGGTACACGTGTACTTGACTTAATTCCAGAAGTGGTACTACGAAACTCACCTGGCCTCATGTCATTTTGCAACCATCCATATTGTCCTCGACAAATTTGAAGTTTGACTTTCCTTGTCATTTCCTATATACATGGGCTGGCGTGCTCGGAAagcatgcattaaaaaaaaatataattgatgAACAACCCAAACCCCAACAAAGTGCCCATGGCTTTCGTTTTAATTGCAATGAAATTTAAGTACGTAGCTAGCGTTTATATATAACTAAGCTCAGTTATCATaagttatttcttataaaaataatttatttttttttatcaaaatgagtctattttaatcgtaaataataatttttattatgtatatTAATCCGTTAcaaatgatcatttttcttataacgtatgccaataaattttttttttctggacaaaaattgaagtttgaaaTCATGTTAACGACGATCATGGATATTCTTTATACCTACGTACGTTcctttgttattatatatataactttacacGTATTTGTGGCTATCCAACCCATGCAATTAACCCCAAAGTACCCATTATATATTACTTTCGTTTTAATTGCAATGAAATTTAAGTAGATAGCTAGCGTTTATATATGCtagtaagttttctttttcttgacaAAAAATATAAGCAGTTGAAAGATTGCATGGAGAGTCAATGGATATTCTAGTTTATACCTTCgtgaagtatatatatattctaataatttaacaaaaatataatagttttgattcgggccttgtttgtttttacagataagataagataagttaagattaaagttaaaaattaaataaaatattgttagactatatatttttaatattatttttattttaagatttaaaaaaattgaatttttttttttattttgtgtaaagattttaaaaaattataataattagataagataagaagtgttgtaaaaacaaacgagactgaATTTGAAACATACGTACACGCACGGTGTACGTGCGCTATTGTGGGTTTTTTTGttcaatgaaaagaaatgatcgCAAAACGGCAAAAGTAGGAGTGCACTTAATTTGTATAGAAATGGGAGATGAGTATCATGATGAGTTAGTTTGCATATATTTGATAGAAATGGGAGGTGTAAGCGTGAGCTCAAAataaaggaaattaattaattaatcatgtaCATGCAATACAATCACCAGGCAAGAAGTTAGAAGGCTCTAGAGTTGTGCTGATCTATCTTTTGTTCTCCgcaaaaacacacacacacacacgggtGACGGGGCATTTGCTATACTAAACATCAatctctatatataaaatatagacgTGCCATACTTCAGGGTTAACAAACACAATTAAAACGTAATTTTAggctatatatattaaacatgatatatatatatatatgtatgtgtgtgtggcCATGTGCGTACATATATGCCACGTGAGAAAATACATTCACACGTCAAACCTCCCTCACACGACttctatttgatttttattaagaagaaAGAACCAATATTTCTTGTGGTTCACACTATCACTACTATTTATGTAGCCTAGCTATGATTAATTAAGGGTACGGATCAGATGACATGCTTGCGTCACATACagcaatatttaaaattaataaatttatttgtaatcttttttattaacaCGTACATCGaatatattattgatatatatatgtatatattatatagataagCTTATTATATCagttcatataaaaaaaatatagatgttTCAAGTACTTTTTAATGATTATGATAAACTTACATTAAGTAATATGTTATACACTAGACTAAATATAATCTCTATTCAAATATGCAACATGATTAAGAAATTTGATCAATCTTGAGCATTTATGTATATGGGTGGCTCAACACAGTCACCGCTGGAGTTTCCGCTAACgtattttatctatattttttttatatttttttacatacatttttttaacacatttaaatatatattttaaaaaaaaatttacaatatcattaaaaaatacttatttaattatttagcaaaaaacattttaaaagcATAAAGACTAGCATTAtccttatgtatatatatggactGATCAGTTAAAAAATGCCCATGTCagtaaaaaaactaatataaataagtaataatggCATGTGTACCCGTGTGGTGATGACCACCAAATTAAGAGTCATTGATGGTTTTCTTAAGCTCTGTTTCGATGTTAAGTTAAGTTgtgttctttataaatagaaatgagttaagataatagagtgagttttgtggagctaagttaaaataagtttagatgtgtttaaatattaaaaacttaatatgagtttagatttatttataaaaagtttaaaaatattatgagccTCATGTGGTAAAAagatgttgagttaaaaaatattgtgggttcCACgtaagaggttttgagttgagtgatgtttagtgatttaagagttatatgtttaaatattggGATAGGTCTAAAACAGAAATCAACTGAAATGAGTTCATGAACTCATTCAatgatccaaacgaaaccttaatgttatgtaaatttttatttttagaataatttttttcatcagccactattcattACTGAACActccacatcttatgaaaaatattttactctataaaaaaaaaagatgttagGCATGGGGTATGCTTGTGTggggtgaatagtgactgatatatagtaaaatttttatttttaatattattttaattgaaaaaggGCGAAAAAGTAatttgggaaggaaaaaaataataatttgctTGAGATGCTTTTTAAGTTTTGTATATAAAGGAGTAACAATATGTAAGacgttgaaaaatatatatcgaGTATCATCCGATACGCAAACAAACAAATGTCAAAATCTTCTAAAACACATGCAATAAATCCAAACAAACAAATGTCAAAATCTTCTAAAACACATGCAATAAATCCAAACAAACAAATGTCAAAATCTTCTAAAACACATGCAATAAATCAGTTCACACATGAAATAGATATACACTTTCCGATACAAATATCGATTGTCGGGACACTGCAGTTGATAAACACAAGCCGTGTGCGCACCTTTCCATTATTATTTCTTCGAAGAAGCTTCCAGTTATTGCGGCTCATGATCAGCAATGAAGTCTCAGACCTAGCGGTGATTCTTTTATGGATCTGCGGTTACCAGCTAGGACTAAGTAATATTAGTAACATTAGGtgaagttttaaatagataaggtCTCCGTTATTTGGACttgagtctaattttaagttgaatttaatatttaaatatttaatttttaaattattaaatttattttcttaaaagttttttatatgtgaaatctataaatttttttttaattcaacactTATTTAAACGCgagactcacaatcttttttaacttttcataaatacatctaagtttatcttaatattcaaatacatctaaactcatcttaggtggatctaacaaaactcactccaccatctcaactcactgttagttataaagaactcaacttatttcaactcagttcaacatccaaacaaagccttatataagtcttttataaaacactgaatttcattaataaagaatatattttttacatttttttttaggttgaatccacttttttacaagagtttatctatttaaaacttgtacaaatcatttatcgTCTTCATTTGTAAAGTGGGTTGTTTtgtatatcaataatattttagaatatttataaataatagttaaatagtttgtgaataataatataataatttcaattagaaagttttagaaaataatagagatagttgaataaaaatattataaagttaaaaaaatgtttgaatatgattttttaatatgatttttatttaaaagtttagaaagttgtaataatttgagatgaaaaagttaaatatttgaaattgaaaaatattttgtatatagcTCAgtgatgtttaaaaataaaatatttgaaaatatatgaaaacaaTTATATTTCCAAAACCAGTTAACCTCGCTTAAAACAATTTCTATACAAGTTCTGCATGGGTTATATATGTGGTTGTGTTATATATCATGTGGGCGGTCGACGTTCATGGTTGCCTACTTGCATGCCTTCACACTTGgccatgaaaataaaatttgaagaagttttctCATGTAACTCAGTAGAGAAACGATCGATGATCGAAACATTTCATTTGTTATTTCTCTGAAAGTTTTCAATTCCTCCCGCGTGTCTAGCTGTGCGTATGTTTTACATCATGTGCacgtaattaattaatgttcttGGAGTAGCAGTACATTAGTCGGCCAGCAAGCGCTGCATGGGTTCGGACCCGTGGACGTAATTTGGTGGACATGAACAAACAGAACAAGTAGTTGGCGAAAATACAAACCTAAATTGATATAGGGTATTTAGATTTAGATTGAAAAATTCTACACAATTTCCTACtatcacacaacctccacacatgaccacacttttttaaattattattatttttttcttttatcaaatatttaatatatgaataatgaatagaaaaat
Encoded proteins:
- the LOC121267957 gene encoding TIR-only protein-like — protein: MQRSSPLPAKSFARKIQLHYSRNQIPTIDSPSCDVFLSHRGIDTKKTAASLLYYQLFGLGIRPFLDSRSMKPGDKLYDHISFGIRNSKIGVLLFSSGFCQSRFCLHELALMMESKKRVVPIFWDVKPSQLLVKDDGTYLEEDLQRFKRALEEAKNTVGLPFDSMTGDWSEFLGNASDAIIKNLQEVEEEEMEKNLKHQEFQFNSLFISPQKLYSYN